A genomic segment from Triticum dicoccoides isolate Atlit2015 ecotype Zavitan chromosome 1A, WEW_v2.0, whole genome shotgun sequence encodes:
- the LOC119280017 gene encoding uncharacterized protein LOC119280017 → MSNLHDAATPMLRHRPPSIHARSSAPNASSSPHSPRGTGLLCFAPPKQRPRARAPSSTPRSSKRSLLLEHAPRTMAPSRAPPVRAFTRPRRPSVGSFGMGMAETPRAFCCLGAPPFLEFWTIKTCCPDMNPHKTFQGSPSTSTDGPEHLQTCMTTVARSTVGHKHRERLPSPKSASTTTSTTRRVRLPSLGFDKTPSTTTFAMYIYTKTGSTSALRTYAPLPSSRTESTTTSHRTCPPRNARFDFEVPVTLHL, encoded by the exons atgtcgaacctccatgacgcCGCCACCCCTATGCTCCGCCACAGGCCTCCATCGATCCATGCCCGCAGCAGCGCCCCCAACGCCTCCTCGTCCCCGCACAGCCCGCGAGGCaccggcctcctctgcttcgcgCCTCCCAAGCAGCGTCCAAGAGCCCGAGCTCCATCTTCTACGCCGCGTtcgagcaagaggagcttgctgctcGAGCATGCACCAAGAACCATGGCGCCCTCCCGAGCACCTCCCGTGCGTGCCTTCACTCGTCCTCGTCGGCCATCCGTGGGAAGTTTTGGCATGGGCATGGCCGAGACCCCCCGAGCATTTTGTTGCCTCGGTGCACCTCCGTTCCTGGAGTTTTGGACCATCAAGACTTGTTGCCCAGACATGAACCCCCACAAGACGTTTCAAGgatcgccaagtacctctaccgacggcCCCGAACATCTACAGACGTGTATGACTACTGTTGCCCGAAGTACCGTGGGTCACAAACACCgcgaacgactaccgtcgccgaagtccgcgagtacaactacttccacaacgcgtcgtgtacgactaccgtcgcttgGGTTTGACAAGACAccgagtaccactacgtttgccatgtacatctacaccaagaccggaTCGACAAGTGCCCTGAGAACGTATGCACCTCTTCCGTCGTCGAGGACCGAAAGTACCACTACGTCCCATCGAACCTGTCCGCCTCGAAACGCTCGCTTcgacttcgaag ttccggtaacgttgcattTGTGA